In Plasmodium malariae genome assembly, chromosome: 11, the following proteins share a genomic window:
- the PmUG01_11049200 gene encoding thiamin-phosphate pyrophosphorylase, putative: protein MKKSCNIPKVLRNVDYALYLVTDDKFLKDKENVCEKFINKVREGIMGGVGLVQLRLKSSDDLYFYNMALKMKSILRKYNIPLIINNRVDICLGVGADGVHVGKADIPINIARNILGEKKIIGATINFSSEKDIEMAINNNVDYIAHEHTLYESSTKRTVTSYEHGIKEQINILHNNIKYLQKKGKICKNVYPITTPPIILIGGINTNNIKETMSSFHDTCEGVAVVSNIISEQANPFLNALKLKFVVNKYKCSYSIAFVNLFSSCLRYLFYNRLEKVEGGMNITNNLFHDDGHNNKHHMNYQQLATNMKVQKNVHYFFLNNLDLPIVELNHSIDISNKIKMFLLHSKYLNSNKDNSSPHTLPQLNSANHDHCKRVHNFMTKIKKEKILNNIFIFIGEKMYAIFKKHFSSTFFKLNYFFLITKNPQLNLGSFKLFECDIENVSIKYKQNFIIIILKRSNFNDSKIAKLGFYLSYFLIVQENITPEFLSRIVSERKDEDCEEQLLKFIAAVRISFEILANEHLPAEELIF from the coding sequence atgaaaaaaagctGCAATATCCCCAAGGTATTAAGAAATGTGGACTATGCCTTATATTTAGTTACGGAcgataaatttttaaaagataaggAAAATGTATGTGAAAAGTTTATCAACAAAGTGAGGGAGGGAATCATGGGAGGAGTGGGGTTGGTACAACTCAGATTAAAAAGCTCAgatgatttatatttttataatatggcattaaaaatgaaaagtatattacgtaaatataacattccactaataataaataatagagTTGATATATGTTTAGGTGTAGGAGCAGATGGAGTACATGTAGGTAAAGCAGACATCCCAATAAACATTGCAAGAAATATTTTaggcgaaaaaaaaattatcggAGCAACTATAAATTTCAGCAGTGAAAAGGATATTGAAATggcaataaataataatgtagatTATATAGCTCATGAACATACATTATATGAGTCGAGTACAAAACGAACTGTGACATCATATGAACATGGAATAAaggaacaaataaatatattacataataatataaaatatcttcaaaaaaaagggaaaatttGTAAGAATGTTTATCCGATAACCACTCCTcctattatattaattggaggtattaatacaaataacataaaagaaaCCATGTCATCTTTTCACGACACATGTGAAGGTGTTGCTGTTGTTTCAAATATCATCAGTGAACAAGCTAACCCATTTTTAAATGctctaaaattaaaatttgttgtaaataaatataaatgtagttACAGTATTGCCTTTGTCAATCTGTTTAGTAGTTGTTTgcgttatttattttataatcgATTAGAGAAAGTGGAAGGTGGAATGAATATTACGAATAACCTTTTCCATGATGATGgacataataataaacatcATATGAACTATCAGCAGCTAGCCACAAACATGAAGGTACAAAAAAATGTgcactatttttttttaaataacctTGACCTTCCAATCGTTGAATTAAATCACTCGATTGATATtagtaacaaaataaaaatgttccTTCTTCATtcgaaatatttaaattccAATAAGGACAATTCTTCGCCTCACACTTTGCCTCAATTAAACAGTGCGAATCATGACCACTGTAAACGTGTGCATAATTTTAtgacaaaaattaaaaaggaaaagatcttaaataatatatttatatttattggaGAGAAAATGTATGCAATATTTAAGAAGCATTTCTCATCaacattttttaagttaaattatttttttcttataaccAAAAATCCTCAACTTAATTTAGGCTcctttaaattatttgaatgtGATATAGAAAACGTTTccataaaatataagcagaattttattattataattttaaaaagaagcAATTTTAATGATAGTAAAATTGCAAAATTGGGTTTTTacttatcatattttttaattgtacaAGAGAATATTACACCAGAATTTTTATCACGAATTGTGAGTGAACGGAAAGATGAAGACTGCGAAGAGCAACTGCTAAAATTTATTGCCGCTGTCAGGATATCTTTTGAAATTTTAGCAAATGAACACTTACCAGCTGAGGAGCTCATCTTTTAG
- the PmUG01_11049100 gene encoding conserved Plasmodium protein, unknown function has translation MKSSNAIHRLNSLLKCKCAKKEKRREVKEHAKHREPNEIYIQKSKWINKKYIQKVDNEIEGDLINNNSDSENSKFCKIRKKYNIVNKKDDIEIANSCNLKIDQKSCKVKGQNLYEGTAGKLNHVIIDILNKAGECIYVKMSTFEAYVKRKEEVDKLNYVKVNSRDKNDGCDIYIHNNLYNKYLEKKHKSLINLDYNKYNINANFSNYKNIKERNRCCTSVPFGEQYSGKLDCSRRETQRQAMQHQQECGHPTAPQYKQLLKGECNLTFQMHNLRKMHMQHAEEDGEDGEDGIFKGKKNNTFNEKTNTFNEKTNTFNEKTNTLNEKTNYNDTITTGYVFDPQEYDEQSAKLTVDGSKCNVRDLKNGSYLISYNIRKCGYYYLSIFHNKRPVADSPYLIYIKPAEAYAPNCVLYKGVNDRIVVPRAKGQEKQQRVKQRRVKQRREKQQKREIQNERSLTRIYNNSLREDVFNLSSSDSELKSSSSHSSNTGYSSMYSESCSDNGKTIYSSSDSAFFKESGSRSGSRSGSRSGSRSGSRSGSRSGSRSGSRSGSRSGSRSGSESESDHFNHPDHHVHILKLEDEDEERKNFNNFFIQSYDAYKNKICEGNDKYEITSLGGIKIIKINDLKNGIYEVIYKYVSSNDNGYYSRSYKRDNNFGNYNRTYREVKVTLNGLHVKGSPFKIVLKKDKQLAYLSKIKNLLPIDEINISNPTESMHNIISAYKYIKNNYLDDENVIKKKIPKNHFMSVHTYYEDRKLKKILKKIDKNIISLMTIPMKQQIFNYIKYMNEDRKIIKLKKILFKELVVALSKMINCANKYYEDVEEDKNKLLQERQVQDDTVKETNLMYESLKGKNIHTLPFDFGIKDMKIYEENLSNKKKELLDKQNQLVEKYKAIKNKEKRFLEDRQQVTNLLANKYELHQTTYDCSKMALIQTNNNLKKITIDAIKKTSTREKQLLTARGNSTLQGGVPIAQEGD, from the coding sequence ATGAAGAGCAGCAATGCCATTCATCGGCTGAACAGTCTGTTAAAGTGTAAATGCGcgaagaaggaaaaaagaagggAAGTAAAGGAGCATGCTAAGCATAGGGAACCGaacgaaatatatatacaaaagaGCAAATGgatcaataaaaaatatattcaaaaagtAGATAACGAAATTGAAGGggatttaataaataacaacAGCGATTCGGAAAATAgcaaattttgtaaaataaggaagaaatataatatagtaaataaaaaagatgataTTGAAATTGCTAATTcttgtaatttaaaaattgatCAAAAGTCATGTAAAGTTAAAGgtcaaaatttatatgaaggCACAGCGGGAAAACTAAATCATGTGATAattgatattttaaataaagcaggggaatgtatatatgtaaagatGTCTACATTTGAAGCTTacgtaaaaagaaaagaggaAGTTGacaaattaaattatgtaaaagtaAATTCACGAGATAAAAATGATGGGTgtgatatatacatacataataatcTGTACAATAAATACCtggaaaaaaaacataagtCGTTAATTAATCTTGACTATAACAAGTATAACATTAATgctaatttttctaattataaaaatataaaagaaagaaatagaTGTTGCACCAGTGTGCCTTTTGGGGAGCAGTATTCTGGAAAGCTCGATTGCTCCAGACGTGAGACGCAAAGGCAAGCGATGCAGCATCAGCAGGAGTGCGGACATCCGACCGCTCCACAATATAAACAGCTCCTTAAAGGTGAGTGCAATCTCACGTTTCAAATGCATAACTTAAGAAAAATGCACATGCAGCATGCCGAGGAAGATGGGGAAGACGGGGAAGATGGaatttttaaaggaaaaaaaaataatacattcaacgaaaaaacaaatacattcaacgaaaaaacaaatacattcaacgaaaaaacaaatacttTGAACGAAAAAACCAATTACAATGATACAATAACGACAGGGTATGTTTTCGACCCACAGGAGTATGATGAGCAGAGTGCAAAACTAACAGTGGATGGTTCAAAATGTAATGTAcgtgatttaaaaaatggtagttatttaatatcttataatataagaaaatgcGGCTATTACTACTTGTCCATATTTCACAATAAAAGGCCGGTAGCAGACTCTCCCTaccttatttatataaaacctGCAGAAGCTTACGCTCCTAACTGCGTTCTGTATAAAGGTGTTAACGACAGGATCGTGGTACCACGTGCCAAGGGACAGGAAAAGCAGCAAAGGGTAAAGCAGAGAAGGGTAAAACAGCGAAGGGAAAAGCAGCAAAAGAGGGAAATACAGAATGAAAGGAGCTTAACTCGTATATATAACAACTCCTTGCGTGAAGATGTGTTCAACTTGAGTTCGTCAGACTCGGAATTGAAATCAAGTAGCTCTCATAGCAGCAACACAGGCTATAGCAGCATGTACAGTGAATCCTGCAGTGACAATGGTAAGACAATTTACTCTTCCTCTGATAGTGCATTCTTTAAAGAAAGTGGAAGTAGAAGTGGAAGTAGAAGTGGAAGTAGAAGTGGAAGTAGAAGTGGGAGTAGAAGTGGAAGTAGAAGTGGAAGCAGAAGTGGGAGTAGAAGTGGAAGCAGAAGTGGGAGTAGAAGTGGGAGTGAAAGCGAAAGTGATCATTTTAACCATCCTGACCACCATGTgcacattttaaaattggaAGACGAGGATGAGGAAAGAAAGAACTTTAACAATTTCTTTATTCAGAGTTATGAtgcttataaaaataaaatctgCGAAGGGAATGACAAGTATGAGATAACGAGCCTTGGGggcattaaaataataaaaataaatgatttaaaGAATGGTATATATGAagttatatacaaatatgtaagTAGTAATGACAATGGGTATTACTCCAGGTCATATAAAAGAGATAATAATTTTGGTAATTACAATAGAACATATAGAGAAGTTAAGGTAACCTTAAACGGATTACATGTAAAAGGATCTCCATTCAAAATAGTcttaaaaaaggataaacagTTGGCTTATTTGAgcaagataaaaaatttactacCAATTGatgaaattaatatttcGAATCCCACTGAAAGTATgcataatattattagtgcatacaaatatataaagaataattacTTGGACGatgaaaatgtaataaaaaaaaaaatcccaAAGAATCATTTTATGagtgtacatacatattatgaagatagaaaattaaaaaaaattttaaaaaaaatagacaaaaatattatatctcTTATGACCATACCTATGAAAcaacaaatttttaattatataaaatatatgaacgaggacaggaaaataataaaattaaaaaagattttatttaaagaactTGTAGTTGCTTTAAGTAAGATGATAAATTGTGCTAATAAATACTATGAAGATGTTGAAGaagacaaaaataaattgctACAAGAGAGACAGGTGCAAGATGATACTGTCAAAGAAACTAACTTAATGTATGAGTCATTAAAGgggaaaaatattcatacCTTGCCATTCGACTTTGGAATTAAagatatgaaaatatatgaagaaaatttgagtaataaaaaaaaagaattattagaTAAGCAAAACCAATTGGTGGAAAAGTACAAagctattaaaaataaagagaaaagaTTCTTAGAAGACAGGCAACAAGTAACCAACCTATTGGCAAACAAATACGAACTCCATCAAACAACATATGATTGCTCTAAAATGGCTTTAATCCAAACAAACAATAACTTGAAGAAGATTACTATTGACGCTATTAAAAAGACGAGCACACGGGAAAAGCAGCTCTTAACGGCCAGGGGAAACAGCACCCTTCAAGGAGGTGTACCCATCGCTCAAGAGGGAGATTGA